The Achromobacter pestifer genome includes a region encoding these proteins:
- a CDS encoding DUF2848 domain-containing protein: MKAVFQIEDSQPRQVEVEFDTLIVAGWAGRDMAAIEHHIEELAAIGVPRPSSVPLYYRIADNQLTQKESVQALGGDSSGEVETFVFAVDGEMYVSIASDHTDRKLETYSVAMSKQVCVKPVASSAWRLADVAEYWDELIIRSYIVENGVEVLYQEGPLASLRTPQDLIAGYTGGSAVLPAGAGMTCGTVGAIGGIRPSADFTMELHDPRRQRSLRHRYHVETLPVVA; encoded by the coding sequence ATGAAAGCCGTATTCCAGATCGAAGACTCGCAACCCCGCCAGGTGGAAGTCGAGTTCGACACCCTGATCGTCGCCGGCTGGGCCGGACGCGACATGGCCGCGATCGAGCACCACATCGAAGAGCTGGCCGCCATCGGCGTGCCGCGCCCCAGCAGCGTGCCGCTGTATTACCGCATCGCCGACAACCAGCTGACCCAGAAGGAAAGCGTGCAGGCGCTGGGCGGGGATTCGTCGGGCGAAGTCGAGACCTTCGTGTTCGCGGTGGACGGCGAGATGTACGTCAGCATCGCCTCCGACCACACCGACCGCAAGCTGGAGACCTACAGCGTGGCGATGTCCAAGCAAGTCTGCGTCAAGCCAGTGGCCAGTAGCGCCTGGCGCCTGGCCGACGTGGCAGAGTACTGGGACGAACTGATCATCCGTTCCTACATCGTCGAGAACGGCGTGGAAGTGCTGTACCAGGAAGGCCCGCTGGCGTCGCTGCGCACCCCGCAGGACCTGATCGCCGGCTACACCGGCGGCTCCGCCGTGCTGCCGGCGGGCGCCGGCATGACCTGCGGCACCGTGGGCGCGATTGGCGGCATCCGCCCCTCGGCCGACTTCACCATGGAATTGCACGACCCGCGGCGCCAGCGCAGCCTGCGTCACCGCTATCATGTCGAAACGCTGCCCGTGGTGGCCTGA
- a CDS encoding amidase, with translation MVSTLNDLTLALQEGRSSSVELTQAALARAQDEAGEGARAYTRLYAETALAQAQASDTLRAAGIVRSAIEGLPISIKDLFDVEGETTMAGSVAREGEPAADADAEVVRRLIAAGAVIIGRTNMVEFAYSGLGINPHYGTPLNPYDRATGRIPGGSSSGAAVSVSDGMAAAAIGSDTGGSVRIPAALCGLTGFKPSAWRVSMDGVLPLSANLDSIGPIAASVRCCAELDAILSGDGGPVPEAAVLRGLRLAIPTTLALDAMEKHVADSFAAAVSRLKAAGALVEEIAIPEFAELAAINAKGGFTAAEAWAWHRDLIARAGKRYDPRVVSRIMRGKDMSAADYLDLLDAREAWVAAVDRRIAGYDALIMPTTPIVAPAVADLQGSDEAYYAANGLILRNPTLINFLDGCALSLPCHAAGTAPVGLMIAGSNGTDRRVLSIGLAVEALYAGQ, from the coding sequence ATGGTTTCGACCCTGAATGATCTGACCCTGGCCCTGCAGGAGGGCCGCAGCAGCTCGGTGGAACTGACGCAGGCCGCGCTGGCCCGCGCCCAGGACGAGGCGGGCGAGGGCGCCCGCGCGTACACGCGCCTGTACGCCGAAACGGCGCTGGCGCAGGCGCAGGCCAGCGACACCTTGCGCGCGGCCGGCATCGTGCGCTCGGCCATCGAGGGCCTGCCCATCAGCATCAAGGACCTGTTCGACGTCGAGGGCGAGACCACCATGGCCGGCTCGGTGGCCCGTGAAGGCGAACCGGCGGCCGACGCCGACGCCGAAGTCGTGCGCCGCTTGATCGCGGCGGGCGCGGTCATCATCGGCCGCACCAACATGGTCGAATTCGCCTATTCGGGCCTGGGCATCAATCCCCATTACGGCACGCCGCTAAACCCCTACGACCGCGCCACCGGCCGCATTCCCGGCGGCTCCTCCTCGGGCGCGGCGGTGTCGGTCAGCGACGGCATGGCCGCCGCCGCCATCGGTTCGGACACCGGCGGCTCCGTGCGCATCCCGGCCGCGCTTTGCGGCCTGACGGGCTTCAAGCCCAGCGCCTGGCGCGTCTCCATGGACGGCGTGCTGCCGCTGTCGGCCAACCTGGATTCCATCGGCCCGATCGCCGCCAGCGTGCGCTGCTGCGCCGAACTGGACGCCATCCTGTCCGGCGACGGCGGCCCGGTGCCGGAAGCGGCCGTGCTGCGCGGCCTGCGCCTGGCCATCCCGACCACGCTGGCGCTGGACGCCATGGAAAAGCATGTCGCTGACAGCTTCGCGGCCGCCGTCAGCCGCCTGAAGGCCGCCGGCGCGCTGGTCGAAGAGATCGCGATTCCGGAATTCGCCGAACTGGCCGCCATCAACGCCAAGGGTGGCTTCACCGCCGCCGAGGCCTGGGCCTGGCACCGCGACCTGATCGCCCGCGCGGGCAAGCGCTACGACCCGCGCGTGGTGTCGCGCATCATGCGCGGCAAGGACATGAGCGCGGCCGACTACCTGGACCTGCTGGACGCGCGCGAAGCCTGGGTCGCGGCGGTGGACCGCCGCATCGCCGGCTACGACGCCCTGATCATGCCGACCACGCCCATCGTGGCGCCGGCGGTGGCCGACCTGCAGGGTTCGGACGAGGCCTACTACGCCGCCAATGGCCTGATCCTGCGCAACCCGACGCTGATCAATTTCCTGGATGGCTGCGCGCTGTCGCTGCCTTGCCATGCCGCCGGCACCGCGCCGGTGGGGCTGATGATCGCGGGCAGCAACGGCACGGACCGCCGTGTCCTGAGCATCGGCCTGGCGGTGGAAGCGCTCTACGCCGGCCAGTGA